In the genome of Microbacterium endophyticum, one region contains:
- a CDS encoding phosphodiesterase: protein MRTAEYAAPERVLLHISDTHLRAPGPQLFGSLDGAAQLQKALDAITASGVEPDAVVFTGDLVDLGEADAYRVLRELVEPWAERLGAPVLWVMGNHDDRHAFREVLFDTDAADNSSATIDRVDELDGLRVITLDTSVPGEHYGEISDEQLEWLAAELATPAPLGTILAMHHPPVPAVLPLAASVELRDQRRLAAVLRGTDVRSIIAGHLHYSTFATFAGIPVSVASSTCYAQDLTVPTGGTRPQDGSQAFNLVHVYDDTVVHSVVPVDVPEPLEYIDAAEAERRLSEAGVRARATTARRSVRSNAPLKTLR from the coding sequence ATGCGCACCGCAGAATACGCTGCACCCGAACGGGTGCTGCTGCACATCAGTGACACCCACCTGCGTGCTCCGGGCCCACAGCTCTTCGGCTCGCTGGATGGTGCGGCTCAGCTCCAGAAGGCTCTCGATGCTATTACCGCATCGGGTGTAGAGCCGGATGCTGTCGTCTTCACCGGTGACCTCGTCGATCTGGGCGAGGCCGACGCGTACCGTGTCCTGCGCGAACTGGTAGAACCGTGGGCTGAACGCCTCGGTGCGCCGGTGCTGTGGGTCATGGGAAATCACGACGACCGGCACGCATTCCGTGAAGTGCTTTTCGACACGGATGCCGCCGACAATTCCTCCGCGACGATCGACCGCGTGGACGAACTCGATGGGCTGCGTGTCATCACACTCGACACGAGCGTGCCTGGAGAGCACTACGGCGAAATCAGTGATGAACAGCTCGAGTGGCTCGCGGCCGAACTCGCCACCCCGGCACCGCTTGGCACGATACTTGCCATGCACCACCCTCCGGTCCCCGCGGTTCTTCCGCTCGCGGCAAGCGTTGAGTTGCGAGATCAGCGCCGGCTAGCTGCTGTGCTTCGAGGAACAGATGTGCGTTCGATCATCGCCGGGCACTTGCACTACTCGACTTTCGCAACCTTCGCAGGCATCCCGGTTTCAGTCGCATCATCGACCTGTTATGCGCAGGATCTGACTGTCCCCACGGGAGGTACGCGTCCGCAAGACGGCTCCCAGGCGTTCAATCTCGTGCACGTCTACGACGACACCGTCGTGCATTCGGTGGTACCGGTCGACGTTCCAGAGCCTCTCGAATACATCGACGCCGCAGAAGCGGAACGACGACTGAGCGAAGCGGGAGTTCGCGCGCGTGCTACGACAGCGCGCCGGAGCGTGCGGTCGAATGCTCCGCTGAAGACGCTGCGCTAA
- a CDS encoding stealth family protein: MATTLSALDAHQHPWASLLEREDVVLDHGMLHLVHDDVTPAQARVDDLLLIASTLEGAGIPVLLIRHSNTVPALVVDDSLRQEAFSALISLCSREPLYAKTKGKTTVPLPDVAVSNVGPSSVRIFRPRRAASGGKRYGVEHAARVEFWHFGEELIEAPLNNALTRRITPAEDIVFGDVTRFGREWRTISGMFEAHPSEITHDIDMVFSWVDGSSTEFQRQRAAQMAGYVVGEGDDGAARFRHVDELRYALRSVHMYAPWVRRIFIATDSPRPAWLADDPRVTIVRSEEFFEDPAALPTHNSHAVESQLHKIDGLAEHFLYSNDDMFFGRAVQPEMFFTPGGLSQFVECEVRIGTGNRALHRSGHDNALRLNRELLQERFGRTIVRDLEHCATPLRRSVMQELEQVYPEDFARTAASRFRAATDISVTNCLYHYYALFTGRAVATTAPHTRYVQTTLADSLRKIERLDDGTIDMFCLNDGGETEVPEEVRVRVLSDALERMFPVRAPWELPSVSAASSAEHSTARSGALS, encoded by the coding sequence ATGGCAACGACACTCTCTGCGCTCGACGCACACCAGCACCCCTGGGCCAGCCTGCTCGAACGCGAGGATGTCGTTCTCGATCACGGGATGCTTCATCTCGTCCATGACGATGTGACCCCCGCTCAAGCGCGCGTTGACGACCTCCTGCTGATCGCATCAACGCTAGAGGGCGCCGGCATCCCGGTTCTTCTCATTCGTCACAGCAACACTGTGCCCGCGCTCGTCGTCGATGACAGCCTGCGACAGGAGGCCTTCAGCGCGCTCATCTCGCTGTGCTCACGCGAACCGCTGTATGCCAAGACCAAGGGAAAAACGACGGTTCCACTGCCGGACGTCGCTGTCAGCAACGTCGGCCCGTCATCCGTTCGAATCTTCCGGCCTCGCCGCGCCGCATCCGGTGGCAAGCGCTACGGTGTCGAGCACGCGGCTCGAGTAGAGTTCTGGCACTTCGGCGAAGAGCTCATCGAAGCGCCGCTCAATAACGCGCTCACTCGCCGCATCACCCCCGCCGAAGACATCGTCTTTGGCGACGTCACGCGTTTCGGCCGCGAGTGGCGCACGATCAGCGGGATGTTCGAAGCTCACCCGAGTGAGATCACACATGACATCGACATGGTTTTCTCGTGGGTTGACGGATCATCAACGGAGTTCCAACGCCAGCGAGCAGCGCAAATGGCGGGTTACGTCGTCGGCGAAGGAGACGACGGCGCCGCGCGCTTTCGTCACGTCGATGAGCTCCGTTACGCGCTTCGAAGCGTGCACATGTACGCACCCTGGGTGCGACGCATTTTCATCGCGACAGATTCACCGCGGCCCGCGTGGCTCGCCGATGATCCGCGTGTGACGATCGTGCGTAGCGAGGAGTTCTTCGAGGACCCGGCTGCGCTCCCCACACACAACTCGCACGCCGTCGAATCACAGCTCCACAAGATCGACGGTCTCGCCGAGCATTTCTTGTACTCCAATGACGACATGTTCTTCGGTCGCGCGGTGCAGCCAGAAATGTTCTTCACTCCCGGCGGCCTGTCGCAGTTCGTGGAGTGTGAGGTGCGGATCGGAACCGGAAACCGAGCTCTGCACCGAAGCGGCCATGACAACGCGCTGCGCTTGAACCGAGAGCTCTTGCAGGAGCGTTTTGGTCGCACGATTGTCCGAGACCTCGAGCACTGCGCTACTCCGCTGCGTCGAAGTGTGATGCAGGAGCTCGAGCAGGTCTATCCCGAGGACTTCGCGCGCACAGCGGCTTCACGTTTTCGGGCAGCCACCGATATCTCCGTCACGAACTGCCTCTATCACTATTACGCGCTGTTCACGGGTCGCGCTGTCGCAACCACCGCGCCGCACACACGGTATGTCCAGACGACGCTTGCCGATTCGCTCCGCAAGATCGAACGCCTCGACGACGGCACGATCGACATGTTCTGCCTTAACGACGGTGGCGAGACCGAAGTTCCCGAAGAGGTGCGCGTGCGTGTACTGAGCGATGCCCTCGAGCGCATGTTCCCGGTGCGAGCACCGTGGGAACTTCCCTCAGTTAGCGCAGCGTCTTCAGCGGAGCATTCGACCGCACGCTCCGGCGCGCTGTCGTAG
- a CDS encoding aldo/keto reductase: MTDEPRFRSHIPDLHRPYSAADGRENHLGYRRVGNSGLYLPPLSLGLWWNFGDNFPFDNQREILRHAFDSGITHFDLANNYGPPYGSAETNFGRMMREDFARYRDEMIISSKAGYDMWPGPYGDFGSRKYILASAEQSLKRMSIDYVDIFYSHRADPETPLEETIGALDTLVRQGKALYVGISSYSAERTSEAAEIARNLGTPLVIHQPSYSILNRWIEDGLTDALRAEQMGAIAFTPLAQGILTDKYLGDGSAERAQKRNSLPSGALSDNALTSLRSLNDVARERGQSLAQMAIQWVLRDGVVASALGGASSTRQLDENLAAVNGPAFDDDELQRIDNLAGAIDVNLWSKSSDL, from the coding sequence GTGACTGATGAGCCGCGCTTCCGTTCCCATATTCCCGACCTCCACCGCCCGTACTCGGCAGCCGATGGTCGTGAGAACCATCTCGGCTATCGCCGCGTCGGAAACTCTGGACTTTATCTCCCGCCACTTTCTCTCGGGTTGTGGTGGAACTTCGGCGACAATTTTCCGTTCGACAATCAACGCGAGATTCTCCGGCACGCATTCGACTCCGGTATCACCCACTTCGACCTGGCCAATAACTACGGGCCACCCTACGGATCAGCCGAGACCAACTTCGGTCGCATGATGCGCGAGGATTTCGCCCGCTACCGCGATGAGATGATCATCTCGTCAAAGGCCGGCTACGACATGTGGCCCGGTCCCTACGGTGACTTCGGGTCAAGAAAGTACATTCTCGCGAGCGCGGAACAGTCGCTCAAGCGGATGAGCATCGACTATGTCGATATCTTCTACTCGCATCGCGCCGACCCCGAAACGCCCCTCGAAGAGACAATCGGGGCCCTCGACACACTGGTGCGCCAGGGCAAAGCTCTCTACGTCGGAATCTCTTCCTATAGCGCCGAGCGTACGTCAGAGGCAGCCGAAATCGCACGGAACCTCGGGACTCCGCTCGTGATTCATCAGCCTTCCTACTCGATCCTCAACAGGTGGATCGAAGACGGCCTCACCGACGCGTTGCGGGCCGAGCAGATGGGGGCCATCGCTTTCACACCGCTCGCGCAAGGCATCCTGACGGACAAATATCTCGGCGACGGAAGCGCAGAACGTGCCCAGAAGCGCAACTCTTTGCCGAGCGGTGCGCTCTCCGATAACGCACTCACATCGCTTCGTAGCCTCAATGACGTTGCGCGTGAGCGTGGTCAGAGTCTCGCTCAGATGGCTATTCAGTGGGTCCTTCGTGATGGTGTCGTGGCATCCGCTCTCGGGGGAGCGTCTTCGACACGCCAGCTCGATGAGAACCTGGCAGCTGTTAACGGACCGGCCTTCGACGACGACGAGCTGCAACGGAT
- the rsmA gene encoding 16S rRNA (adenine(1518)-N(6)/adenine(1519)-N(6))-dimethyltransferase RsmA, with amino-acid sequence MPVTLLGAAEIRALAGELDVTPTKKLGQNFVVDANSVRKIVHVARVTATDRVVEIGPGLGSLTLAILETGASMVAVEIDHRLAARLPQTAAAHGVPDGALTVIDADALRILELPGDPDVLVANLPYNVSVPVLLHFLEHFESLKRGVVMVQAEVGERLAAAPGSKVYGSPSAKAAWYGSWRLAGTVSRQVFWPVPNVDSVLVAFERDASTRGSEEERRSTFRIIDAAFGQRRKMLRQALASVLGGTAAEASGILERAGVAPTARGEELRIDDFQRIAQVLGS; translated from the coding sequence ATGCCTGTGACCCTGCTCGGTGCCGCCGAGATTCGTGCCCTCGCTGGCGAACTCGACGTGACTCCGACGAAAAAGCTCGGCCAGAACTTCGTCGTCGACGCCAACTCCGTGCGAAAGATCGTTCATGTGGCTCGCGTCACTGCCACGGATCGGGTCGTTGAGATCGGTCCCGGCCTCGGATCTCTCACGCTGGCGATCCTTGAAACAGGCGCGTCGATGGTCGCCGTCGAGATCGATCATCGGCTGGCCGCGCGATTGCCGCAGACGGCGGCCGCCCACGGTGTGCCCGATGGTGCACTCACCGTGATCGACGCCGATGCGCTTCGTATTCTTGAACTTCCCGGTGACCCCGACGTACTCGTGGCGAATTTGCCCTACAACGTGTCGGTTCCGGTGCTGCTGCACTTCCTCGAACATTTCGAGTCGCTCAAGCGCGGTGTCGTCATGGTGCAAGCCGAAGTCGGCGAGCGACTCGCGGCAGCGCCCGGGTCGAAGGTGTACGGCTCTCCGAGCGCAAAAGCTGCGTGGTACGGCTCGTGGCGGCTCGCGGGCACTGTTTCACGGCAAGTGTTCTGGCCCGTTCCGAATGTCGATAGCGTGCTGGTGGCGTTCGAGCGGGATGCCTCGACTCGAGGCAGCGAAGAAGAGCGCCGCAGTACATTCCGCATCATCGACGCGGCATTCGGGCAGCGTCGCAAGATGCTTCGCCAAGCTCTTGCGAGCGTTCTCGGCGGAACTGCCGCTGAAGCATCCGGCATTCTCGAACGTGCGGGTGTCGCGCCCACAGCTCGCGGCGAAGAACTGCGGATCGATGACTTTCAACGCATCGCTCAGGTGCTTGGGTCGTAA